Proteins from one Pontibacter korlensis genomic window:
- a CDS encoding glycerophosphodiester phosphodiesterase: MSQNKPTQQSSVALPAFDKEGHRGARGLLPENTVPAMLKALDSGVTTLEMDAHISQDGQVLLSHDPFINPEHELLPSGAEIPAADAKKYVLYQMPYSQIRTFDVGSKYYSKFPEQQLMKAYKPLLSEVIDSAQAYIKEKGLAQVFYNIETKSKPSGDGIYHPAPEEFIDKLVAVIDEKGIRPYVIIQSFDPRTLKVLHQKHPDIKTALLVENLKGLEKNLEQLGFTPTIYSPYFKLVTPSLIKATHEQGMKLVPWTVNDLKEMQRLKQLGVDGIISDYPNLFSQL; the protein is encoded by the coding sequence ATGTCACAAAACAAGCCAACCCAGCAATCGTCTGTAGCGTTACCTGCCTTTGATAAGGAAGGTCACCGTGGAGCGCGTGGACTGTTGCCAGAAAACACCGTTCCGGCCATGCTGAAGGCCTTGGACTCAGGAGTTACTACGTTGGAAATGGATGCACATATCAGCCAGGATGGGCAGGTGCTTCTCTCCCACGACCCTTTCATAAATCCGGAGCATGAGTTGCTGCCCTCGGGTGCGGAGATTCCGGCTGCAGACGCTAAAAAATATGTGCTGTACCAAATGCCGTACAGCCAGATTCGTACTTTTGATGTAGGCTCTAAATACTACAGCAAGTTTCCGGAGCAACAGCTGATGAAAGCATACAAGCCTTTGTTATCAGAGGTGATTGATTCAGCTCAGGCATACATTAAGGAAAAAGGTCTAGCGCAGGTATTCTACAACATTGAAACCAAGTCAAAACCTTCCGGAGATGGAATATACCACCCAGCACCTGAAGAATTTATAGATAAGTTAGTGGCTGTTATTGATGAGAAAGGGATAAGACCGTATGTCATCATTCAATCTTTTGATCCGCGTACGCTTAAAGTGCTGCATCAGAAGCATCCGGATATAAAAACGGCTTTACTGGTAGAGAACCTGAAAGGTCTAGAGAAGAACCTGGAACAGCTGGGGTTTACCCCTACCATCTACAGCCCATACTTTAAACTTGTTACTCCTTCCCTTATAAAGGCAACACATGAGCAAGGCATGAAGCTGGTACCTTGGACGGTGAACGATCTCAAAGAAATGCAGCGATTAAAGCAGTTAGGAGTGGATGGAATCATCTCAGACTATCCAAATTTGTTCAGCCAGCTGTAA